In Paludibaculum fermentans, the genomic stretch GTAGCGATAGTAGCCTTGTCGCTCGCGTTCGGCCAAGGGGCAGCCAAGAAGGCTGCTGATGCCAAAACAGCAGTCAAGTCCGCGGCTGCCGCGCCCGCCAAGGCTGCTGATCTGCTCGATATCAACACCGCCTCGGTAGACTCCCTCAAGGCCTTGCCCGGCATCGGCGACGCCTACTCCGGCAAGATCGTCAAAGGCCGCCCCTACAAGCGCAAGGATGAACTGGTCCAGAAGAGCATTCTGCCGCAGGCCACCTACGACAAGATCAAAGACCTCATCGTAGCCAAACAGAAGTAACCCGGCTACTCCTTATCCTTGGCGATCGGCGCATAAATCGCATTGACGGCGCGGCGGTAATCCTCGGGCGCGAGCAGAATCTGCATGCCGCGCTGCCCTGCCGAGATCGAGATGCGATCGTAGAGCTGCGCGAATTCGTCGAGATAGACCGGGTAGTCTTTCTTGCCGGCAAGCGCGGTGACGCCGCCTCGGATGTAGCCGGTCAACGGCTGAACTTCTTTCAAGGGGACCGTGTCCGCCTTGCGGTCCCCCATAGCCTTGGCCAACGCCTTCAGGTCCAGTGCGGCGTTGCCGGGGATCACGGCCAGACACACACCTGTCCTGTCGCCGCGCGCCACCAGGGTCTTGAAGGTCTGCTCCAGGGGAAAGCCTATCTTCGCGGCAACGGTCTCAGCGGACAGGTCCTCCGGATCCACCTCGTACTCTCTCACTTCGAACGAAATGTTCAATCCTTCCAGGAAACGTACAGCATTCGTCTTAGCAGCGGCCATCGTTACGATGGTACATAGGAAACTATGCGGATACGCAAAGCAGTAGTCACCGCGGCCTCCCCGGCGCAGCGTCGTCTGCCATTACAGAATCTTGTCGATCGCGATGGCCAGGAGCGTAGCGTCCTCGGCATCCTGCTGGAAGAGATTGTCCGCGCCCGTGTGGAAGAAATCTGTGTCGTCGTTTGTCCCGGCGACGCCGGCAACTATGCCTCCGTCACCGGCGACCATGCGGGCCGCGTCCGCTTTGTCGAACAGACAGAACCTCGCGGCTACGGCCATGCCATTCACTGTGCCCGTCAGTTCACCGCCGGCGAACCTTTCCTGCACCTGGTGAGCGATCACCTGTACGTCAGCCGCGGCGAGGCCAGTTGCGCCGCCGAGCTCATCGAGGTGGCCGAAGCCGAAAACTGCTCAGTGTCCACCGTGCAGGCCACCCGCGAGGGCCACCTCAAAGAGTTTGGAGCCGTCGGCGGGCAGCGGCTCGCCGGGCGCGACCGTCTCTACAAGGTCGATACGGTCCTCGAGAAGCCCACACCCACCGAAGCTGAACAGAAGATCATCGTGCCCGGCCTGCGCTCGGGACACTATCTCTGCTTCTTCGGCATGCACGTGCTGACCCCTGGCGTCATGGCCATCCTCGAGGAACTCCTCCTCGAATCCAAAACCGGAGCGGTTACCCTCTCCGCCGCCCTGTCCGAACTCGCACGCCGCGAGCGCTACCTCGCCCTGCAGATGACCCATCGCCGTTACGACCTGGGCGCCCGCTACGGCTTGCTCACCGCCCAGCTCGCGTTGGGGCTGAGCGGCCGCGACCGCGACGAGATTCTCTCGCAACTGGTCGAACTGATGGCCTTGCGGGAGACGGCCGCGAAATGAGTGAACTGGCCCGCATCATCCTCTCCTCAGACCAGGAAGTACGCAACCGGTCTCTCGATTCCTTCTGCCGCGCAGCCACCGCGGCAACC encodes the following:
- a CDS encoding ComEA family DNA-binding protein is translated as MKLFRLIPVAIVALSLAFGQGAAKKAADAKTAVKSAAAAPAKAADLLDINTASVDSLKALPGIGDAYSGKIVKGRPYKRKDELVQKSILPQATYDKIKDLIVAKQK
- the ybaK gene encoding Cys-tRNA(Pro) deacylase — translated: MAAAKTNAVRFLEGLNISFEVREYEVDPEDLSAETVAAKIGFPLEQTFKTLVARGDRTGVCLAVIPGNAALDLKALAKAMGDRKADTVPLKEVQPLTGYIRGGVTALAGKKDYPVYLDEFAQLYDRISISAGQRGMQILLAPEDYRRAVNAIYAPIAKDKE
- a CDS encoding sugar phosphate nucleotidyltransferase — protein: MRIRKAVVTAASPAQRRLPLQNLVDRDGQERSVLGILLEEIVRARVEEICVVVCPGDAGNYASVTGDHAGRVRFVEQTEPRGYGHAIHCARQFTAGEPFLHLVSDHLYVSRGEASCAAELIEVAEAENCSVSTVQATREGHLKEFGAVGGQRLAGRDRLYKVDTVLEKPTPTEAEQKIIVPGLRSGHYLCFFGMHVLTPGVMAILEELLLESKTGAVTLSAALSELARRERYLALQMTHRRYDLGARYGLLTAQLALGLSGRDRDEILSQLVELMALRETAAK